In Vicugna pacos chromosome 1, VicPac4, whole genome shotgun sequence, a single window of DNA contains:
- the ARL14 gene encoding ADP-ribosylation factor-like protein 14, producing MGLVKSKNLKQAQILLLGLDSAGKSTLLYKLKLAKDILTFPTIGFNVEMIELERGLLLTVWDIGGQEKMRTVWGDFCENTDGLVYVVDSTDNQRLEDSRREFEHILKNEHIQSVPVVLLANKQDVPGALTAEDITRMFKVKKLCSDRNWYVQPCCAVTGDGLVEGFQKLTGFVKSRMKSRGDTLAFFKQN from the coding sequence ATGGGTTTGGTGAAGTCTAAAAACCTCAAGCAAGCCCAAATTCTTCTTCTGGGACTTGACTCTGCTGGGAAGTCTACACTCCTTTATAAATTAAAGCTTGCTAAGGATATTTTGACCTTCCCAACAATAGGTTTCAACGTGGAGATGATCGAGTTGGAAAGGGGTCTCCTGCTCACAGTCTGGGACATTGGAGGACAGGAAAAAATGAGAACTGTGTGGGGTGATTTCTGTGAGAACACCGATGGGCTGGTGTATGTTGTGGATAGTACGGACAATCAGCGGCTAGAAGACTCCAGGAGAGAATTTGAGCACATTTTGAAAAACGAGCACATTCAAAGTGTGCCTGTTGTCCTGttagccaacaaacaagatgtgcCTGGAGCTCTGACGGCAGAGGACATCACCAGAATGTTCAAAGTGAAAAAACTCTGCAGTGACCGGAACTGGTATGTGCAACCCTGCTGCGCCGTCACCGGAGACGGGCTGGTGGAGGGGTTCCAGAAGCTAACTGGGTTTGTGAAAAGCCGCATGAAATCAAGAGGAGACACTCTAGCATTCTTCAAGCAGAACTGA